In Sinorhizobium arboris LMG 14919, a genomic segment contains:
- a CDS encoding ABC transporter ATP-binding protein has product MAIIRLDRISKCYGVGSLPVHALRNISLEIFAGESVAIMGASGSGKSTLLGLLGCLDAPTAGRYHLAGQEVGTMSKQALAHTRCRRIGFVFQSFNLLPRSTAAENVELPLVYAGLRPSARRAMAMAALERVGLADRALHYPNQLSGGQQQRVAIARALVIEPDLILADEPTGALDSVTGREILQLLHQVNALGTTVIVVTHDRNVAAGMRRTIALADGRITADLRTGNGTPGRQEVLA; this is encoded by the coding sequence ATGGCGATCATCCGTCTCGACCGGATCAGCAAGTGCTACGGCGTCGGCTCTCTGCCTGTGCATGCCCTCCGCAACATCTCGCTCGAAATCTTTGCCGGCGAATCCGTCGCCATAATGGGGGCTTCCGGCTCGGGCAAGTCGACGCTGCTCGGCCTTTTGGGCTGTCTCGATGCGCCAACAGCGGGGCGCTACCATTTGGCGGGACAGGAGGTCGGGACGATGTCGAAGCAGGCGCTGGCGCATACACGCTGCCGTCGAATTGGCTTCGTCTTCCAAAGCTTCAACCTGCTGCCCAGATCGACGGCTGCCGAAAACGTGGAACTGCCTCTGGTTTACGCGGGTCTGCGGCCGTCGGCGCGGCGTGCCATGGCAATGGCAGCTCTCGAGCGCGTCGGCCTTGCGGATCGCGCGCTCCATTACCCCAATCAACTGTCCGGCGGCCAGCAGCAGCGCGTGGCGATTGCCAGGGCGCTCGTCATTGAACCGGATCTGATCCTGGCCGACGAACCGACCGGCGCTCTGGATAGCGTGACCGGGCGGGAAATCCTGCAGCTTCTCCATCAGGTCAACGCCCTTGGGACGACTGTCATCGTCGTTACTCACGACCGAAACGTGGCTGCCGGCATGCGCCGGACGATCGCCTTGGCGGACGGGCGGATCACAGCCGACCTGCGGACTGGGAATGGCACGCCAGGCCGGCAGGAGGTGCTTGCATGA
- a CDS encoding ABC transporter permease: protein MRPSDILGTATRALRGNRLRSALTTLGIIIGVASVVVMVAIGAGTQAAIKEEIEKLGASVVMVIPGSANAAGARLGAGTRPTLSDDDAAVINDDAAGVVAAAPSVAGVAHLATAIDNWSSGVHGVTEAYFTARDWDLAAGRQIDEQDVESAAKVVMLGATTAEKVFGEADPIGQTIRVNHLPMEVIGLLARKGQTMDGSDLDDVALIPLSTARDQLFGRSMAKTRSVSMITVKAMDEQRIEETVEEIRDVLRFQHRLAPGQPDDFRINNVAESARVQEESSAALTRLLAAIASVSLLVGGIGIMNIMLVSVTERTREIGIRMAVGAKPAIVMAQFLAEATILSVAGGVAGAAIGFGGAVFAEQQLGMRVELSAAPVLLAFFFSALVGLVFGLYPAVRASQKSPLEALRYE from the coding sequence ATGAGACCGTCGGATATTTTGGGAACCGCCACCCGTGCGCTGCGCGGCAACAGGCTGAGAAGCGCCCTGACGACGCTCGGGATCATCATCGGCGTCGCGTCCGTTGTCGTGATGGTCGCCATCGGCGCTGGAACGCAGGCCGCGATCAAGGAAGAGATCGAGAAACTCGGCGCGAGCGTCGTGATGGTCATTCCGGGATCGGCAAATGCGGCGGGAGCCAGACTTGGAGCCGGAACACGTCCGACTCTCTCCGACGACGACGCTGCCGTTATCAACGACGATGCGGCCGGCGTCGTCGCGGCGGCTCCAAGCGTGGCGGGGGTCGCACATTTAGCCACGGCGATCGACAACTGGTCTTCCGGTGTTCACGGGGTCACGGAAGCCTATTTCACTGCACGAGACTGGGACCTGGCCGCTGGGCGCCAAATCGACGAACAGGATGTCGAAAGCGCCGCGAAGGTTGTGATGCTCGGCGCCACGACGGCGGAGAAGGTTTTCGGGGAAGCCGACCCGATCGGCCAGACCATCCGTGTCAATCATTTGCCAATGGAGGTGATCGGACTGCTTGCTCGGAAGGGGCAGACGATGGACGGCTCGGATCTGGATGACGTGGCTCTCATTCCGCTCAGCACCGCTCGCGATCAGCTCTTCGGACGCAGCATGGCGAAGACCAGATCCGTATCGATGATCACCGTCAAGGCAATGGACGAACAGCGGATCGAAGAGACCGTCGAGGAAATTCGCGATGTATTGCGGTTCCAGCATCGGCTGGCCCCCGGGCAACCCGACGACTTCCGGATCAACAATGTCGCGGAAAGTGCGAGGGTTCAGGAAGAGTCCTCGGCCGCGCTGACCCGTCTGCTGGCGGCGATCGCCTCCGTTTCCCTTTTGGTGGGGGGCATCGGCATCATGAACATCATGCTTGTCTCCGTCACCGAGCGCACCCGCGAGATCGGCATCCGCATGGCGGTCGGGGCTAAGCCGGCGATCGTCATGGCACAGTTTCTCGCTGAAGCGACGATCCTGTCCGTAGCAGGTGGCGTCGCCGGTGCTGCGATCGGTTTCGGCGGGGCAGTCTTCGCCGAACAGCAGCTCGGAATGCGTGTCGAGCTTTCGGCTGCCCCGGTCCTGCTCGCATTCTTTTTCTCGGCACTGGTTGGCCTCGTCTTTGGCCTTTATCCAGCGGTTCGCGCGTCGCAAAAGTCGCCGTTGGAAGCACTGCGTTATGAATAA
- a CDS encoding calcium-binding protein codes for MTNTIGTRGDDSLRGGPETDRLWGLIGNDDLDGGEGNDLLDAGAGDDLLTSASGYDRLDGGEGNDTIVLLGVGGAITGGAGFDTLVVDLSTRIEPVRFNGVSGHAMIGFMPQFTDHIFFSNIERLVLKTGRAADFVSGTPGDDWISTGAGNDVIGTAWALDVGPVAFGDDVVEAGDGNDMIGDGIGANRLFGGSGNDVVITAFSTAEADGGTGNDVLYLQHHGDPQNITLDLERGTASTGLVFRGFEKINITLGSGDDVVFGSSTVMASVVAGEGDNVLIGGSSGDHFDAGFGDDVMHGNGGNDTLIGRGGVDLIDGGDGDDLIRLFRPEGIIDGGDGDDTLHIAADRVMGAIDFDAVAGKMGPSLVFRGIESFRVVTNLYDQNDDTLRGGAGNDFLTSNNGDDLIDGRAGDDEISGGGGGDHLIGGAGDDRIWGGRGADHLIGGAGADTFIWSRGDLSGSGIDHVLDFNPASGDVLRFDRSTLHAMGIRDFTAFLSLVSDTEDGALFSYGFGSRDGILLEGVALSSLRSDDVLFF; via the coding sequence ATGACGAACACCATTGGAACAAGAGGTGACGACAGCCTGCGCGGCGGACCAGAGACCGACCGGTTGTGGGGCCTGATCGGCAATGACGATCTCGATGGCGGTGAAGGCAATGACCTTCTCGATGCCGGCGCCGGCGATGACCTCCTGACGAGCGCGAGCGGCTACGACAGACTTGATGGCGGAGAGGGAAACGACACGATCGTCCTGCTCGGTGTCGGCGGGGCAATAACGGGTGGCGCGGGTTTTGACACTCTCGTCGTCGACCTGTCGACGAGGATCGAGCCGGTGCGGTTTAACGGCGTTTCCGGCCATGCCATGATCGGCTTCATGCCTCAGTTCACCGATCATATCTTCTTCAGCAACATCGAGCGGTTGGTGCTGAAGACCGGGAGAGCCGCCGATTTCGTCTCCGGCACACCCGGCGACGACTGGATCTCGACCGGCGCCGGCAACGATGTGATCGGGACGGCGTGGGCCCTCGACGTGGGTCCGGTCGCGTTCGGCGACGATGTCGTCGAGGCCGGCGACGGCAACGACATGATCGGCGATGGTATCGGCGCCAACCGACTCTTCGGAGGGTCGGGCAACGACGTCGTCATCACGGCGTTCAGCACAGCGGAGGCCGACGGTGGCACCGGCAATGATGTGCTCTACTTGCAACATCACGGCGATCCTCAAAATATCACCCTCGATCTGGAGCGGGGCACGGCCTCGACCGGCCTCGTTTTCCGCGGTTTCGAGAAGATCAACATTACTCTCGGCAGCGGCGACGACGTGGTCTTTGGCTCCTCAACCGTGATGGCGTCCGTTGTTGCCGGCGAAGGCGACAATGTTCTGATCGGCGGCAGCAGCGGTGATCATTTCGACGCCGGTTTTGGCGACGACGTGATGCACGGCAATGGCGGCAACGACACACTCATTGGCCGCGGCGGCGTCGATCTCATCGACGGTGGCGACGGCGATGATTTGATCCGACTCTTCCGCCCCGAAGGCATAATCGACGGCGGCGACGGCGACGACACGCTGCACATCGCGGCAGACCGTGTCATGGGCGCCATCGACTTCGACGCGGTGGCCGGCAAGATGGGCCCGAGCCTGGTGTTCCGCGGGATCGAGAGCTTCCGAGTGGTCACGAATTTGTACGATCAAAACGACGACACGCTGCGCGGCGGCGCCGGCAACGACTTCCTCACCAGCAATAACGGCGACGATCTCATCGACGGTCGGGCTGGCGACGACGAAATCTCGGGCGGCGGCGGCGGCGATCACCTGATCGGCGGCGCGGGTGACGACCGAATTTGGGGCGGGCGCGGCGCCGACCACTTAATCGGCGGTGCAGGCGCCGATACCTTCATCTGGAGCCGCGGCGACTTGAGCGGTAGCGGCATCGACCACGTCTTGGATTTCAATCCGGCGAGCGGTGATGTGCTGCGGTTCGACCGGAGCACCCTGCATGCGATGGGGATCCGCGACTTCACCGCCTTTCTATCGCTGGTTTCGGACACCGAAGACGGCGCCTTGTTCTCCTACGGCTTCGGGAGCCGCGACGGCATTCTGCTTGAAGGGGTCGCTCTCTCCAGCCTGCGCTCCGACGACGTCCTCTTCTTCTGA
- a CDS encoding UbiX family flavin prenyltransferase — protein MSKERVVIGVSGASGAALALRIIERLAALPSVETHLIVSNAARRTLLYEVGPDALHRLLTLADRNHQADDIGAAVASGSFRTSGMIVAPCSMRTLAAIAGGLADNLIVRAADVHLKERRRLVLMARETPLHLGHLRNMTAVTEMGAIVMPPVPAFYHKPQSVEEIIDHLAARAVDLVGLPVAALAAEWDPHSHRQYTAAMKGGP, from the coding sequence ATGAGCAAGGAAAGGGTGGTCATCGGCGTTTCCGGTGCTTCCGGGGCGGCGCTGGCGCTCCGGATCATCGAGCGGCTCGCGGCACTCCCATCGGTCGAGACACATCTCATCGTCTCGAACGCGGCCAGGCGAACGCTGCTGTACGAGGTCGGCCCCGATGCGCTGCATCGGTTGCTGACGCTAGCCGATCGCAACCACCAGGCCGACGACATCGGCGCGGCCGTGGCCAGCGGCTCGTTCAGGACCTCAGGCATGATCGTGGCGCCCTGCTCGATGCGCACGCTTGCGGCGATCGCCGGCGGCCTGGCCGACAATCTCATTGTGCGGGCGGCGGACGTGCATCTTAAGGAGCGGCGCAGGCTCGTCCTGATGGCGCGGGAGACGCCACTGCATCTCGGCCACCTGCGCAACATGACGGCGGTCACCGAGATGGGTGCAATCGTCATGCCACCGGTACCGGCGTTCTACCACAAGCCGCAAAGCGTCGAGGAGATCATCGACCATCTTGCTGCGCGGGCAGTCGATCTGGTCGGCTTGCCGGTCGCGGCACTTGCAGCCGAATGGGACCCGCACTCGCACCGTCAGTACACTGCGGCGATGAAAGGCGGGCCGTGA
- a CDS encoding UbiD family decarboxylase: MLEKRGRLRRISRPVSLVHEVTEIHRRVLQAGGPALLFEKPVDASGRICEIPLLANLFGTRERIEWGAGVSSGRLSDLAHRLAELREPKSPQSLKDAWGKLPLLKGVLAMRPRTVTRPPVQETVWSGAEADLSRLPIQWCWPGEPAPLVTWPLVITRAPDNPADVNVGVYRMQVLGPNRLILRWLAHRGGARHHRLWRERGEAMPVAVAIGADPATILAAVMPLPEGMSELAFAGLLKAERPAVAPAMTVPLSVPANAEIVLEGMVSAHETAEEGPYGDHTGYYNSVECFPVMTLSAITTRRKPIYLSTYTGRPPDEPSKLGEAMAELFLPLVKRQFPEIVDLHLPPEACSYRTMVVSLDKRYAGQAKRIMLGLWSMLPQFNYTKLIIAVDPDIDVRSWGDVVWALSTRFDASRDVTILRDTPIDYLDFASPKPGLGGKLGLDATRKLTPETDREWGRVLKMPTEVVERVDQLWAEMGLGEAI, from the coding sequence ATGCTCGAAAAGCGCGGTCGCCTGCGCCGCATTTCGCGACCGGTTTCCCTCGTGCATGAGGTGACGGAAATCCACCGGCGCGTGCTCCAGGCCGGCGGGCCGGCCTTGCTGTTCGAGAAGCCGGTCGATGCTTCCGGTCGCATATGCGAAATACCGTTGCTCGCCAATCTCTTCGGCACGCGGGAGAGAATAGAGTGGGGGGCCGGGGTCTCGTCGGGCAGGCTGTCGGATCTTGCACACAGGCTTGCGGAGCTGCGCGAACCGAAATCACCGCAGTCGCTGAAGGACGCTTGGGGCAAGCTGCCGCTCTTGAAGGGCGTGCTCGCGATGCGGCCGCGAACCGTTACTCGGCCGCCAGTCCAGGAGACGGTCTGGAGTGGCGCCGAGGCCGATCTTTCCCGCCTGCCCATCCAATGGTGCTGGCCGGGAGAGCCCGCGCCGCTCGTCACCTGGCCGCTGGTGATCACGCGTGCGCCGGATAACCCGGCTGACGTCAATGTCGGCGTCTATCGCATGCAGGTGCTGGGCCCGAACCGGCTCATCCTACGGTGGCTCGCCCACCGCGGCGGTGCGCGGCACCATCGCCTGTGGCGAGAACGCGGCGAAGCCATGCCGGTGGCGGTCGCGATCGGCGCCGATCCGGCAACGATCCTGGCGGCGGTGATGCCGCTGCCCGAAGGCATGAGCGAACTCGCGTTTGCAGGGCTGTTGAAGGCGGAGCGGCCAGCGGTCGCACCCGCGATGACGGTGCCTCTGTCCGTTCCGGCCAACGCCGAAATCGTCCTGGAAGGAATGGTTTCGGCCCATGAGACCGCAGAGGAGGGACCTTACGGCGACCACACCGGCTACTACAATTCCGTCGAATGCTTTCCGGTGATGACGCTTTCTGCAATAACCACGCGTCGCAAGCCTATCTATCTCTCCACCTACACCGGCCGACCACCGGACGAGCCTTCGAAGCTCGGAGAGGCGATGGCGGAGTTGTTCCTGCCCTTAGTCAAACGACAGTTCCCCGAGATCGTGGACCTCCATCTGCCGCCGGAGGCGTGCTCCTACCGCACGATGGTTGTCTCGCTCGACAAGCGTTATGCCGGCCAGGCGAAACGGATCATGTTAGGGCTCTGGTCGATGCTGCCGCAGTTCAACTACACCAAACTCATCATCGCCGTTGATCCGGACATAGATGTCAGGAGCTGGGGCGATGTCGTCTGGGCGCTGTCGACCCGCTTCGACGCAAGTCGCGACGTGACCATCCTCAGAGATACGCCGATAGACTACCTCGATTTCGCATCCCCAAAGCCCGGCCTCGGCGGCAAACTCGGGCTCGACGCCACGCGCAAGCTAACGCCGGAGACGGATCGCGAGTGGGGCCGCGTGCTCAAGATGCCGACCGAGGTGGTCGAGAGGGTCGATCAACTTTGGGCCGAGATGGGCCTGGGAGAAGCGATATGA
- the ubiT gene encoding ubiquinone anaerobic biosynthesis accessory factor UbiT: protein MNFPRPLAAPLVVVPIPIIEGAVRLMFSRLLRRHPALFDRLGEHRAKRYAFRPTDLPLSFVIEPARPSVSVMRKQLEAPADAVVGGPLFLLLALLEGRSDADALFFSRSLMVTGDMEALLALRNALDSAEIDLPRDLGESAGPLAAFVIRTAAAIRRRALAGENAAWN from the coding sequence ATGAATTTTCCGCGACCGCTGGCCGCACCGCTTGTCGTCGTGCCGATCCCGATTATCGAGGGCGCGGTGAGGCTAATGTTTTCTCGCCTGCTGAGGCGACATCCGGCGCTGTTCGACCGCCTCGGGGAGCACAGGGCCAAGCGCTATGCTTTTCGGCCGACCGACCTGCCGCTTTCTTTCGTTATAGAACCGGCAAGACCCTCGGTCTCGGTCATGCGCAAGCAACTCGAAGCACCCGCTGATGCTGTTGTGGGCGGGCCGCTGTTCCTGCTGCTTGCTCTTCTCGAAGGCCGTTCAGACGCCGATGCGCTCTTCTTCTCCCGTTCGCTCATGGTCACTGGGGACATGGAAGCACTGCTGGCGCTGCGCAATGCGCTCGACAGCGCCGAGATCGACCTGCCGCGCGACCTCGGGGAATCCGCCGGTCCCCTCGCCGCCTTTGTCATCAGAACCGCTGCTGCAATCCGCCGCCGGGCGCTCGCCGGGGAGAATGCTGCATGGAACTGA
- the ubiU gene encoding ubiquinone anaerobic biosynthesis protein UbiU has protein sequence MELICPAGTPAAFREAVDAGADAVYCGFRDETNARNFAGLNFSREELGEAIAYARRRGTQTFVALNTFMRAGEETLWYQAAADAVRLGADALIVADFGLMAHVAETYPEQRLHVSVQASASNPDAVNFLVAAFGAKRVVLPRTLTISDIARLARQIRCEIEVFVFGGLCVMAEGRCSLSSYATGKSPNMNGVCSPASHVRYRQEKGSLVSELGAYTINRFPQGEAAGYPTLCKGRFDIADARAYAFEDPVSLDVMDQIDALRDAGVSALKIEGRQRGKAYVAEVVSTLRMALDSPPEERRAILARLRLLSEGQRTTSGAYEKRWR, from the coding sequence ATGGAACTGATCTGCCCGGCCGGAACTCCGGCGGCCTTCCGCGAAGCGGTTGATGCGGGCGCCGATGCCGTCTATTGCGGCTTCCGCGACGAGACGAACGCACGCAATTTCGCCGGACTCAACTTCTCGCGCGAGGAACTCGGCGAGGCGATCGCCTATGCCCGACGCAGAGGCACGCAGACATTCGTCGCGCTCAACACCTTCATGCGCGCGGGGGAGGAAACTCTCTGGTACCAGGCCGCCGCAGACGCCGTCCGGCTCGGTGCGGACGCGCTCATTGTTGCCGATTTCGGCCTGATGGCCCATGTCGCCGAGACTTATCCCGAGCAGCGGCTTCACGTGTCGGTGCAAGCTTCCGCTTCCAACCCGGACGCGGTGAACTTCCTGGTAGCGGCATTCGGCGCAAAGCGCGTTGTGCTGCCGCGCACACTGACCATCTCCGATATCGCTCGTCTCGCTCGGCAGATCCGCTGCGAGATCGAAGTTTTCGTCTTCGGCGGGCTCTGCGTGATGGCGGAGGGCCGCTGCTCGCTCTCCTCCTACGCGACGGGCAAGTCGCCGAATATGAACGGCGTCTGCTCGCCGGCAAGTCATGTGCGCTATCGTCAGGAAAAGGGCAGCCTCGTGTCGGAACTTGGCGCCTATACGATCAATCGCTTTCCGCAGGGCGAGGCGGCGGGATATCCGACGCTGTGCAAGGGCCGCTTCGACATCGCCGATGCGCGAGCCTATGCTTTCGAGGATCCGGTCTCACTCGATGTGATGGACCAGATCGACGCGCTGCGGGATGCCGGAGTGAGCGCGCTGAAGATCGAGGGCCGCCAGCGCGGCAAAGCGTATGTCGCAGAGGTGGTCTCGACATTGCGCATGGCGCTCGACTCGCCGCCGGAGGAACGGCGGGCAATCCTTGCCCGGCTGAGATTGTTGAGCGAGGGCCAACGCACGACGTCCGGCGCCTACGAGAAGCGCTGGAGGTGA
- the ubiV gene encoding ubiquinone anaerobic biosynthesis protein UbiV, translating to MNAGTPTLTLGPVLYLWEGEKWRDFYFRIADEAPLSHVAIGETVCSKRLHFTEPFLAGVIERLEGAGKHVVLSTLAMVTLERESGYVRGLVADSPYPVEANDLSALALLEGRPHAVGPLVNVYNAATARLLARRGATSICLPPELPASSIFEIVSQTPEIAFEVLAFGRMPLAISARCAHARAKGRLKDNCQFVCGEDPDGLPVKTLDRQSFLALNGVQTVSFTCQSLLAELQDLVFSGVSRFRLSPQDCDMVAVARLYDAVLHGRMDAEDATARLRQLYPAAPLSNGFHHGREGAAWVARARDIGHGANA from the coding sequence ATGAACGCCGGCACACCCACGCTCACCCTCGGTCCTGTCCTCTATTTGTGGGAGGGAGAGAAATGGCGCGACTTCTATTTCCGCATCGCCGACGAGGCGCCCCTGAGCCATGTCGCCATCGGCGAAACCGTCTGCTCGAAACGGCTGCATTTCACCGAACCGTTCCTGGCCGGGGTGATCGAACGGCTGGAGGGGGCCGGAAAGCACGTCGTGCTCTCGACCCTGGCAATGGTGACGCTTGAGCGCGAGAGCGGGTATGTCCGGGGCCTGGTTGCCGACAGTCCCTATCCCGTCGAGGCAAACGACCTTTCGGCGTTGGCGTTGCTGGAGGGCAGGCCGCACGCGGTGGGGCCGCTCGTTAACGTCTACAACGCCGCGACGGCCCGCCTGCTGGCAAGGAGAGGGGCCACAAGCATATGCCTGCCGCCGGAACTGCCGGCCAGTTCGATTTTCGAGATCGTTTCGCAAACACCCGAGATCGCCTTCGAGGTGCTCGCTTTCGGGCGAATGCCACTCGCGATCTCCGCGCGCTGTGCCCATGCCCGCGCCAAGGGCCGCCTCAAGGACAATTGCCAGTTCGTGTGCGGGGAGGATCCGGACGGGCTCCCGGTGAAGACGCTCGACCGGCAGTCCTTCCTCGCTCTTAACGGCGTGCAGACGGTCTCCTTCACCTGCCAGTCGCTCCTTGCCGAGTTGCAGGATTTAGTCTTCTCCGGGGTGAGCCGCTTCCGGCTGTCGCCGCAGGACTGCGACATGGTGGCGGTCGCCCGCCTCTACGATGCCGTCTTGCACGGGCGCATGGATGCCGAAGACGCTACCGCCCGGCTCCGGCAGCTCTACCCGGCAGCCCCGCTCTCCAACGGATTTCATCACGGTCGGGAGGGGGCCGCCTGGGTCGCTCGGGCTCGCGATATCGGACATGGAGCAAACGCATGA
- the ric gene encoding iron-sulfur cluster repair di-iron protein has translation MTALSLDKTVAAIAAELPGAAELFRGHGISFCCGGNVRLSEAAAKAGLAPSALIAELEALAEAARRDAPEETSDLIGHILDRYHQTHRAELAWLIPLAQKVERVHADHPSAPLGLSQALDRLRDELESHMMKEEHILFPMMRRGSSPIIDHSIAQMRHEHEEEAELLRTVEHLTHGFSLPPAACGSWAALYSGLRKFTDDLVMHMHIENAVLFPRFETQSQAAV, from the coding sequence ATGACGGCATTAAGTCTCGACAAAACAGTGGCAGCGATCGCAGCAGAGTTGCCCGGAGCCGCGGAACTTTTCCGGGGTCATGGCATCAGCTTCTGTTGCGGTGGCAACGTCCGGCTCTCGGAAGCCGCCGCCAAGGCCGGTCTCGCGCCGTCGGCGCTGATTGCAGAGCTGGAGGCCCTCGCGGAGGCTGCAAGACGAGATGCGCCCGAGGAAACATCGGACCTCATCGGACATATACTGGACAGATATCACCAGACGCACCGCGCGGAACTTGCCTGGCTCATCCCGCTCGCCCAAAAGGTGGAGCGCGTGCACGCAGACCACCCATCGGCTCCGTTAGGTCTCTCTCAGGCACTCGATCGCCTGCGGGACGAACTCGAGAGCCACATGATGAAGGAGGAGCACATCTTGTTTCCGATGATGCGGCGTGGCAGCAGCCCGATAATTGACCATTCGATCGCGCAGATGCGCCACGAGCATGAGGAGGAGGCAGAGCTTCTTCGGACGGTCGAGCATCTGACCCATGGATTTTCGCTGCCGCCCGCCGCCTGCGGCTCGTGGGCCGCGCTGTATTCGGGACTGCGAAAGTTCACCGACGACCTGGTGATGCACATGCATATCGAGAACGCTGTGCTGTTTCCCCGTTTCGAAACACAATCCCAGGCGGCCGTTTGA
- a CDS encoding excalibur calcium-binding domain-containing protein, whose protein sequence is MAAWSSFRAAPPHAQLGRPPICAGKPAYLRKRDRDRDGTACE, encoded by the coding sequence ATGGCGGCGTGGTCTAGTTTCCGAGCTGCTCCGCCGCATGCGCAACTGGGGCGGCCCCCCATTTGTGCGGGCAAGCCGGCTTACCTTCGCAAGCGGGACCGGGACCGTGATGGCACTGCCTGCGAATGA
- a CDS encoding GNAT family N-acetyltransferase, whose product MESRTADLTTRTGVKIHVRPVRAEDEAMLAEFFTHVTKEDLSFRYLTGLNEVGKERIAALTDVDHVRTENYLAFGEGGDPLIATAMLACDPKFERGEVAISIRADYKNRGIGWELLGYLSKVAAAKGVKVLESIERRENRAAIEIEQQMGFTTVTDPDDPTILLVRKELKAA is encoded by the coding sequence ATGGAAAGCCGGACCGCAGATCTGACGACCCGAACCGGTGTCAAGATTCACGTCAGGCCCGTCCGGGCCGAGGACGAGGCGATGCTTGCCGAGTTCTTCACCCATGTGACCAAAGAGGACCTGAGTTTCCGCTATCTCACTGGCCTGAACGAGGTCGGCAAGGAGCGTATCGCTGCCCTCACCGATGTGGATCACGTCCGGACGGAGAATTACCTGGCCTTTGGCGAGGGCGGCGACCCACTGATCGCAACCGCCATGCTTGCCTGTGATCCCAAATTCGAGCGTGGCGAGGTGGCGATCAGCATTCGTGCGGATTACAAGAACCGCGGCATTGGTTGGGAGCTCCTGGGATATCTCTCGAAGGTCGCCGCGGCCAAGGGTGTCAAGGTGCTCGAGTCTATCGAACGGCGCGAGAACCGAGCGGCGATCGAAATCGAGCAGCAGATGGGATTCACGACTGTGACCGACCCCGACGACCCCACAATTCTCCTGGTCCGGAAGGAACTCAAAGCGGCATAA
- the adhP gene encoding alcohol dehydrogenase AdhP yields the protein MTMKAAVVREFGKPLLIEELAIPQPGPGQILVKYEATGVCHTDLHAAKGDWPVKPRPPFIPGHEGVGYVAKLGAGVTRLKEGDRVGVPWLHTACGCCTPCRTGWETLCGSQQNTGYSLDGTFAQYGLADPDFVGRLPEKLEFGPAAPVLCAGVTVYKGLKETEVRPGEWVLVSGIGGLGHMAVQYAKAMGMHVAAADIFPDKLRLAQQLGADLVVDASTRDAVEEVQKQTGGVHGALVTAVSSRAMEQAYGMLRSKGTMVLVGLPPSQICLPVFDTVLKRITVRGSIVGTRQDLEEALEFAGEGKVAAHYSWDKLENINAIFERMEEGRIDGRIVLDLNG from the coding sequence ATGACTATGAAAGCCGCTGTAGTGCGCGAGTTCGGCAAGCCGCTCCTGATCGAGGAACTGGCGATACCGCAACCAGGACCCGGCCAGATCCTCGTCAAATATGAGGCCACCGGCGTGTGCCACACCGACTTGCATGCCGCCAAGGGAGATTGGCCGGTGAAGCCGAGACCTCCCTTTATTCCCGGTCACGAAGGGGTCGGTTATGTCGCAAAACTCGGCGCCGGCGTCACGCGGTTGAAGGAGGGGGACCGGGTCGGCGTGCCGTGGCTGCACACGGCGTGTGGCTGCTGCACGCCTTGCCGAACCGGCTGGGAAACGCTTTGCGGCAGTCAGCAGAATACCGGCTACTCGCTTGACGGCACCTTTGCCCAATACGGCTTGGCTGATCCGGATTTCGTCGGGCGGCTGCCTGAAAAGCTAGAGTTCGGTCCGGCGGCCCCGGTGCTGTGTGCCGGGGTCACGGTGTATAAGGGTCTGAAGGAGACGGAGGTTAGGCCGGGCGAATGGGTTCTAGTCTCGGGCATCGGAGGTCTCGGCCATATGGCCGTGCAGTATGCTAAGGCCATGGGCATGCATGTCGCCGCGGCGGATATCTTCCCCGACAAGCTCAGGCTTGCGCAACAGCTCGGCGCCGATCTCGTCGTCGACGCGAGTACGCGTGACGCGGTCGAGGAGGTGCAGAAGCAAACAGGCGGCGTCCACGGTGCGCTGGTCACAGCAGTCTCATCAAGGGCGATGGAACAGGCTTACGGCATGCTGCGTTCGAAGGGCACGATGGTACTCGTCGGCCTCCCGCCGAGCCAGATCTGCCTCCCGGTCTTCGACACGGTCTTAAAGCGCATAACGGTGCGTGGATCGATCGTCGGCACCCGTCAGGATCTTGAGGAGGCGTTGGAGTTTGCCGGCGAGGGGAAGGTCGCAGCCCACTACTCTTGGGACAAGCTCGAGAACATCAACGCCATCTTCGAACGGATGGAAGAAGGCAGGATCGACGGCCGCATCGTTCTCGATCTGAACGGCTGA